The Microbacter sp. GSS18 genome has a segment encoding these proteins:
- a CDS encoding acyl carrier protein produces MAFTTDEVLAGLAELITDETGISADEVAMEKSFTDDLDIDSISMMTIVVNAEEKFGVTIPDDEVKNLKTVGDAVSYITSNQA; encoded by the coding sequence ATGGCATTCACCACCGACGAGGTCCTCGCCGGACTCGCAGAGCTGATCACCGACGAGACGGGCATCTCGGCCGACGAGGTCGCCATGGAGAAGTCGTTCACCGACGACCTCGACATCGACTCGATCTCGATGATGACCATCGTGGTCAACGCCGAGGAGAAGTTCGGCGTCACGATCCCGGACGACGAGGTCAAGAACCTCAAGACCGTCGGCGACGCCGTCAGCTACATCACGTCCAACCAGGCGTAG